A genome region from Coprococcus phoceensis includes the following:
- a CDS encoding ERF family protein, with protein MENKETMNLQQKLIAISNEMPKLLKKHYSDEVDYDFVKIDDIFELLNPAFTKYHICLQELEETDATYSKVDGSWIYTAKLTFFIVNADCLNEKERVSIQLVGDHLDSPAKAKGAAWTYGFKYFFLYKFRMKQETEDPDMKGTPPNGPDKSKGNAEQKKIEVPVKPQKSAKESSDVIADSPLSQPPVTDMNQKKENIKQVDFLPDPADFLKENEAEDTGEDAEYHEVEREEQQYLELSETLEPLKTEEETKKSEAGDIQPEFLGKDGEGISEHLSTKDLKADKAVQEPEKKENVSGEKIKEEKKKETKSSSLKSQKNEEDFGQMNLLDFSAHQPESSEKQETKTNETKTADESQEIDKEEDRKEESVISEQSEDFEAVKEEVPFEEVDEDDFFLQLQRDMESETEKKPLTVEEAKKVICPYALFEGKTFGEMLETEAGYRQLQWFAKEYRGSDFKMKEAAQLLLESCEQKAA; from the coding sequence ATGGAAAACAAAGAAACGATGAATTTACAGCAAAAATTGATTGCAATATCAAATGAAATGCCCAAACTATTAAAAAAGCATTATTCAGACGAAGTAGATTACGATTTTGTAAAGATTGATGATATCTTTGAACTTTTAAATCCAGCGTTTACAAAGTATCACATCTGTTTGCAGGAATTGGAAGAAACAGATGCAACTTACAGCAAAGTTGATGGCAGTTGGATTTATACGGCAAAACTTACCTTCTTTATTGTCAATGCAGATTGTCTGAATGAAAAAGAACGGGTGAGTATCCAATTGGTAGGCGATCATCTGGATTCACCTGCAAAAGCGAAAGGGGCAGCATGGACGTATGGGTTTAAATACTTCTTTTTATATAAATTCCGTATGAAACAGGAAACAGAAGATCCAGATATGAAAGGTACACCACCAAATGGGCCGGACAAATCGAAAGGAAATGCAGAACAGAAAAAAATAGAAGTGCCGGTAAAACCACAGAAATCAGCGAAAGAGTCTTCTGATGTAATAGCAGACAGCCCTTTATCACAACCACCAGTGACAGATATGAATCAAAAGAAGGAAAACATCAAACAAGTAGATTTTCTTCCAGATCCTGCAGATTTTTTGAAAGAAAACGAAGCAGAAGATACAGGAGAAGATGCAGAATATCACGAGGTGGAGAGGGAAGAACAACAATACTTGGAACTGTCGGAAACATTGGAACCTTTGAAAACAGAAGAAGAGACAAAAAAATCAGAGGCAGGGGATATACAGCCAGAATTTTTAGGGAAAGATGGAGAAGGCATATCTGAGCATCTTTCTACAAAAGATTTGAAAGCCGACAAAGCAGTACAGGAACCTGAGAAAAAAGAAAATGTTTCAGGAGAAAAGATAAAAGAAGAGAAGAAGAAAGAAACAAAAAGTTCTTCTTTAAAATCTCAAAAAAATGAGGAGGATTTTGGACAGATGAATCTTTTGGATTTTTCAGCACATCAGCCAGAATCATCCGAGAAACAGGAAACAAAAACCAATGAGACAAAAACAGCAGATGAATCTCAAGAAATTGATAAAGAAGAGGACAGGAAAGAAGAATCGGTTATTTCCGAGCAGTCAGAAGATTTTGAAGCGGTAAAAGAAGAGGTTCCCTTTGAAGAGGTAGATGAAGATGACTTTTTCTTGCAGTTACAAAGAGATATGGAAAGTGAAACAGAGAAGAAACCTCTGACGGTAGAAGAAGCCAAAAAAGTAATCTGCCCTTATGCTTTGTTTGAAGGAAAAACATTTGGGGAGATGCTTGAAACAGAAGCGGGTTACCGGCAGTTGCAATGGTTTGCGAAGGAATACAGGGGGTCAGATTTTAAAATGAAAGAAGCTGCACAGCTTTTATTGGAAAGCTGTGAACAAAAAGCTGCTTAG
- a CDS encoding SpaA isopeptide-forming pilin-related protein — protein sequence MGSRAVFDMQHIPENGTAHLKKQQRERRDCLLKTTWKNRCTAGFLAVLLGCSSLLTGASSTMAASIEQTESKEETQAEDITIKQGETFDPDSDFTGISVKEGEKISFVLAADKDGKLFDADRPGMYDCIYQVHKPSGESYEITRKIIVKESGKEGESPKKDRKQKKEQKSGEEDTEPDGANIDTSALKEETGVLFSVVPSSIEQAREKASLVKGKKIVYPSDLGSYSTCYFYVNDRIAYCLESNLQSPPSSDYVAELYESNLNLQKVLYYGYGGPGDLTGEYLKNYSNDIKYVLTHLAASYCYGGAEVAFVGCTQDGLKRYSVMEYINYLCGQEAPPSAAISLSSTKETAFLERDMQKTKNITLNGDHRNYITLPLPEGITYHDTAGKEQTGGTVKIHGGTTFYFTALKTVHGTWESGNLGGQVGAQWKTLVVSTGSGNQDIGYGDFYEEPSASVSFSIQWMDIAWVEVIKEDAKSSVKLAGAVFGIYRDQACTDLILKMPPTNEKGATKAELTKTQDTVYIKEITAPKGYKLNTNSYNVNLEVAKTQMLTVKNEEQKGKIVVHKQGEKLTGVSGEEGNLQFLYTNAAFAGAKYKIYAAEDIYSQDKQTKIYQAGDLAAEMETKEDGSCSSGMLYLGTYKVVEQQAPDTLTIGKTEEERTHVVTISYAGQTVEVVEEETQYENARPKVSVEVLKQSINDEAALKGAIFGLYAKEDITGADGSVLVTKGTLIQKAESGENGKAIFTVDIPIGFHYEVEEIQAPSLYFKGNGSYEFFYEYKNDKTYTYTFTHTFQNKEVRGEVHIKKIDKDTQDSVSQGDGDLNGAVYGLYAAEDIQHPNGKTGLLYKKDQLVMQGTIEKGVLHFKDLYLGKYYVQEISAPPSNAYLLDKTKYPVELAYEGQDVEIVKKNVTVLETIKKQAFQLIKISDDGNQTETELLEGAGFKVYLISELSKVKDGTLKPDNGAEFVPQDFIGYDFSKEETASYYQNGEKIQTEEMFTDKKGYLCSPELPYGKYVCIESTVPENMEEIQPFLVTIDEDSREPQVWRVFNDRPMQFYFKIIKKDAQTDLPILKNSAHYKIYDVEKKKYVTMKVRYPKPETIEVFETNEEGYLLTPEPLKMGTYRIEEVKSPELFVQTGFEQVLKKGEEILPLNEVTKEGTYEKAPRKSITIKVDSNTVHEVEEETGKYIVVVEVKNDEAVGSLTIQKTGEVLIGAEKITDQILTKLKNGLAKVVNKVSNLFTGEDAMETEKGYEFEYEEQGLAGAEFSIHARETIYSPDGQMDSEGNRIIRFEKDALVGTIVTDEKGKGTLNNLPIGKFYIKETKTGDSFVLDPAEQDFEITYKGQEVAVDYVTKEIKNQRQKVEIEVLKKSEATKEPLEGVSFGLYAGEDIVNAAGKVVVKKDELVAVEKTDQEGKLKYSDTIPHGKYYLKELEGLPGYLPYEEKIEIDASYTDPELEVISIQKEVENQPTKVEVTKTDITGEKEVEGARLQIQDEEGNVVEEWTSTNESHIIYALKPGKYILHEEQAPTENGYVKAEDVEFTVEETGEIQKVSMKDDHSKIEITKTDITGEQEIEGAKLQVLDEEGNVVEEWISTKEPYRIEYLQPGKTYVLHEEAAPEGFLIAEDVEFTVEETGEVQKVSMKDEVPMGQLVIKKTDAEDQTSLANVEFELKNKETEEVVGKLTTDKDGVATSELLPIATYEDGKAVAPITYVLSETKPLDGYEKHTETYEITFSYADAKTKVIEVVKEIQNKKLPKTPEKSEEVKTGDTTMILLPIGIAVLTVAGIGIVLWRIRRTKR from the coding sequence ATGGGAAGCAGGGCAGTTTTTGATATGCAGCATATTCCCGAAAATGGAACTGCCCATTTGAAAAAACAACAAAGAGAAAGGAGAGATTGTTTATTGAAAACAACATGGAAAAACCGATGCACAGCAGGTTTTTTAGCAGTTTTATTAGGGTGTTCTTCCCTTTTGACAGGGGCAAGCAGTACTATGGCAGCATCAATAGAGCAGACAGAGAGTAAAGAGGAAACACAGGCAGAGGACATTACCATCAAGCAGGGGGAAACTTTTGACCCGGATTCAGACTTTACGGGTATTTCTGTAAAGGAAGGCGAAAAAATTTCCTTTGTTTTGGCAGCAGATAAAGATGGAAAATTGTTTGATGCAGATAGACCTGGAATGTATGACTGCATTTATCAGGTGCATAAACCTTCCGGGGAATCTTATGAGATTACACGAAAAATCATTGTAAAGGAATCGGGAAAAGAAGGAGAGAGTCCGAAAAAGGACAGGAAACAGAAGAAAGAACAAAAAAGCGGGGAGGAAGATACAGAGCCGGATGGCGCCAATATTGATACCAGTGCGTTAAAGGAAGAAACGGGGGTTTTATTTTCTGTTGTACCATCTTCCATAGAACAGGCGAGAGAAAAAGCTTCTTTAGTGAAAGGAAAGAAGATTGTATATCCAAGTGATTTAGGTTCTTACAGTACCTGTTATTTCTATGTCAATGACCGGATTGCATACTGTCTGGAATCAAACTTACAGTCCCCGCCTTCTTCCGATTATGTTGCTGAACTTTATGAAAGCAATTTAAACTTACAGAAGGTTTTGTATTACGGATATGGAGGACCGGGAGATTTAACTGGGGAATATCTAAAGAACTACAGCAATGACATCAAATATGTCCTGACACATTTAGCAGCAAGTTATTGTTACGGCGGAGCGGAGGTGGCATTCGTGGGCTGCACGCAGGACGGATTGAAACGCTATAGCGTCATGGAATATATCAATTACCTTTGCGGGCAGGAAGCACCGCCAAGTGCTGCCATCAGCCTTTCTTCCACAAAAGAAACAGCTTTTTTGGAAAGAGATATGCAGAAGACAAAGAATATTACATTGAATGGAGACCATAGAAATTATATCACCTTGCCTTTGCCAGAAGGAATTACCTATCATGATACAGCCGGAAAAGAACAAACAGGTGGCACAGTCAAAATCCATGGAGGAACCACTTTTTATTTTACAGCTTTAAAAACGGTACATGGAACATGGGAAAGCGGTAATCTGGGTGGCCAGGTAGGGGCACAATGGAAAACGTTGGTTGTTTCAACTGGATCTGGAAATCAGGATATTGGATATGGGGATTTTTATGAAGAACCGAGTGCATCGGTTTCCTTTTCCATTCAATGGATGGATATCGCTTGGGTTGAAGTGATCAAAGAAGACGCAAAGAGCAGTGTAAAACTTGCAGGGGCTGTTTTTGGAATTTATAGAGATCAGGCTTGTACAGATCTGATACTGAAGATGCCTCCTACCAATGAAAAAGGAGCAACCAAAGCGGAACTGACAAAGACACAGGATACGGTGTATATCAAGGAAATCACTGCACCGAAAGGGTATAAACTGAATACGAATTCTTATAATGTCAATCTGGAAGTGGCAAAAACACAGATGCTGACTGTGAAAAATGAGGAACAGAAAGGGAAAATAGTTGTACATAAGCAGGGAGAGAAACTGACTGGAGTATCCGGAGAGGAAGGAAACCTTCAGTTCCTTTATACAAATGCAGCATTTGCAGGAGCAAAATATAAGATTTATGCCGCTGAAGATATTTACAGTCAGGATAAACAGACAAAAATCTATCAAGCAGGAGATTTGGCAGCAGAAATGGAGACGAAAGAAGATGGAAGCTGTTCTTCGGGTATGCTGTACCTTGGAACTTATAAAGTAGTAGAACAGCAGGCACCAGATACGCTGACCATAGGGAAAACGGAAGAAGAACGTACCCATGTAGTAACCATTTCTTATGCGGGGCAGACAGTAGAAGTCGTTGAGGAAGAAACGCAGTATGAGAATGCTAGACCGAAGGTATCTGTGGAAGTACTGAAACAATCAATCAATGATGAGGCGGCTCTGAAAGGGGCAATTTTTGGTCTGTATGCAAAAGAAGATATTACCGGTGCAGATGGTTCTGTTCTGGTCACAAAGGGAACTTTGATCCAGAAAGCAGAGTCCGGCGAGAATGGAAAGGCTATATTTACTGTGGATATCCCAATCGGTTTTCATTATGAAGTAGAAGAAATTCAGGCTCCTTCGTTGTACTTCAAAGGGAATGGCAGTTATGAATTCTTTTATGAATATAAAAATGACAAAACGTATACATACACCTTTACACATACCTTCCAAAATAAAGAGGTACGTGGAGAAGTCCATATCAAGAAAATAGACAAAGATACACAGGACTCAGTAAGCCAGGGAGACGGAGATTTAAATGGGGCAGTTTATGGATTATATGCTGCAGAAGATATCCAACATCCAAATGGAAAGACAGGACTGCTTTATAAAAAGGATCAGTTAGTCATGCAGGGAACTATAGAAAAAGGTGTCCTGCATTTCAAAGACTTGTATCTTGGAAAATACTATGTACAGGAAATATCTGCACCGCCGTCCAATGCATATCTATTGGATAAAACGAAATATCCGGTGGAACTTGCGTATGAAGGACAGGATGTGGAAATCGTAAAGAAAAATGTAACGGTTTTGGAGACCATAAAAAAACAGGCATTCCAATTGATTAAAATCAGTGATGACGGAAACCAGACAGAAACAGAATTACTGGAGGGTGCCGGATTTAAAGTGTATCTGATCAGCGAGCTTTCAAAAGTAAAAGATGGTACCCTAAAACCAGACAATGGAGCAGAATTTGTTCCACAGGATTTTATTGGATATGATTTTAGTAAAGAGGAAACTGCTTCTTATTATCAAAATGGAGAGAAGATACAGACAGAAGAAATGTTTACGGACAAAAAGGGATATTTATGTTCCCCGGAACTTCCGTATGGAAAATATGTATGTATCGAAAGTACCGTTCCGGAAAATATGGAAGAGATTCAGCCGTTTTTGGTTACCATTGATGAGGACAGCAGAGAACCACAGGTATGGCGTGTCTTTAATGACCGTCCAATGCAATTCTATTTTAAAATCATCAAAAAGGATGCTCAGACTGATCTCCCGATTTTAAAGAATAGTGCCCATTATAAAATCTATGATGTGGAGAAAAAGAAATATGTCACGATGAAAGTACGGTATCCAAAACCGGAAACCATTGAGGTGTTTGAAACAAATGAGGAAGGCTATCTTCTGACACCAGAACCGTTAAAAATGGGTACCTACCGGATTGAAGAAGTAAAAAGCCCAGAACTGTTTGTGCAGACAGGATTTGAGCAGGTGTTAAAAAAGGGAGAGGAAATACTTCCTTTAAATGAGGTGACAAAAGAAGGAACTTATGAAAAAGCTCCAAGAAAATCCATTACCATCAAAGTAGACAGCAATACCGTACATGAGGTGGAAGAAGAAACTGGAAAGTATATTGTAGTCGTGGAAGTAAAAAACGATGAGGCAGTAGGAAGCCTGACAATCCAAAAAACAGGAGAGGTGCTTATAGGTGCCGAAAAAATAACAGACCAGATACTGACAAAATTAAAAAATGGTCTGGCAAAAGTAGTCAATAAAGTGTCCAACCTGTTTACTGGAGAAGATGCTATGGAAACGGAAAAAGGATATGAGTTTGAGTATGAAGAACAGGGGCTTGCTGGGGCAGAATTTTCTATCCATGCAAGAGAAACCATTTATTCGCCAGATGGGCAGATGGACAGTGAGGGCAACCGGATCATACGTTTTGAAAAAGATGCATTGGTTGGAACAATTGTAACAGATGAAAAAGGAAAGGGAACTTTAAATAATCTTCCGATTGGCAAATTCTATATCAAAGAGACTAAAACAGGAGATTCCTTTGTGCTAGATCCAGCCGAACAGGATTTTGAAATCACCTATAAAGGACAAGAAGTGGCAGTTGACTATGTAACAAAGGAAATCAAGAATCAACGGCAGAAAGTGGAAATTGAAGTGCTGAAAAAATCGGAAGCCACAAAAGAGCCACTGGAAGGGGTTTCATTTGGATTGTATGCAGGAGAAGATATTGTAAATGCAGCAGGAAAAGTTGTGGTGAAAAAAGATGAACTGGTAGCAGTTGAAAAAACAGATCAAGAAGGAAAATTGAAGTACTCGGATACCATTCCACACGGGAAATATTATCTGAAGGAACTGGAAGGTCTGCCAGGATATCTACCATATGAAGAGAAGATTGAAATTGATGCTTCTTATACGGATCCGGAATTGGAAGTGATTTCTATACAAAAAGAAGTGGAGAACCAGCCGACGAAAGTTGAAGTTACAAAAACAGACATTACTGGAGAAAAGGAAGTGGAAGGTGCCAGACTACAGATTCAAGATGAAGAAGGCAACGTAGTAGAAGAGTGGACTTCTACAAACGAATCGCATATCATTTATGCATTAAAACCGGGTAAGTACATACTTCACGAAGAGCAGGCTCCAACAGAAAACGGATATGTGAAAGCAGAAGATGTGGAATTTACCGTAGAGGAAACCGGAGAAATCCAGAAAGTTTCCATGAAAGACGATCATAGCAAGATTGAAATTACAAAGACGGATATTACCGGAGAACAAGAAATCGAAGGTGCTAAGCTGCAAGTACTGGATGAAGAAGGAAATGTGGTAGAAGAATGGATCTCTACCAAAGAACCATATCGTATCGAATATCTGCAGCCGGGGAAAACCTACGTCCTTCATGAAGAAGCTGCACCGGAAGGATTTTTGATTGCAGAAGATGTAGAATTTACCGTAGAGGAAACTGGAGAAGTACAGAAAGTTTCCATGAAAGATGAAGTACCAATGGGACAGTTGGTGATTAAGAAAACAGATGCAGAAGATCAGACGTCACTTGCCAATGTAGAATTTGAACTGAAAAATAAAGAAACAGAAGAAGTAGTTGGAAAACTTACTACAGATAAAGATGGCGTTGCAACCAGTGAACTGCTGCCAATTGCTACTTATGAAGATGGGAAGGCAGTAGCACCGATCACTTATGTATTATCGGAGACAAAACCATTGGACGGATATGAAAAACATACGGAAACTTATGAAATCACATTCAGTTATGCAGATGCCAAAACAAAAGTCATAGAAGTGGTAAAAGAAATCCAGAACAAGAAACTTCCAAAGACACCGGAAAAATCAGAGGAAGTAAAAACAGGAGATACTACCATGATTCTGTTACCGATTGGTATTGCAGTACTGACAGTAGCTGGTATCGGTATTGTCCTTTGGAGAATCAGACGCACTAAGAGATAA